The Podospora pseudocomata strain CBS 415.72m chromosome 3, whole genome shotgun sequence genome window below encodes:
- a CDS encoding hypothetical protein (COG:C; CAZy:AA4; EggNog:ENOG503NZZV), with product MSSGSSTPEATTPIPTLPETHSGIPPYLLPKATRAKEAVFSGRTKPAKPRSREVPVVPQGVSRDQFLEALEELKRELGEENVEVNDKPLKDGWYMEHPNTHDMMTILDEEEFVAGAVAYPGNTDEVVKMVKWANRWLVPIFPISMGRNLGYGGAAPRVRGSVTVDLGRRMNKILDINPQDYTCLVEPGVSFYGLYEELGRRGLREHMWVDTPDLGGGSIIGNTVDRGVGYTPYGDHWACHSGLEVVLPTGEVIRTGMGALTEGGENTWGVFPYGFGPYSDGIFSQSNFGIVTKMGMTLMPNPGGHESFMYTFPKEEDLGPLMEIIRPLRISTILENVAQLRHVTQTIAAAGLPKSHFFSGSGTIPPEIIHSAAAASPVGDHTWAYYGMSYGPPHIRSYKLAIIDAEFSKIPGCRKIDPSTLPEDEYFWSRDRIASGTPDIHELRWVNWAPNGAHIAFSPVSPIRSADATKLFQLGKRIHEKYGIDFMPAFIVGLREMHLIVEIVFDRDDREEKERALECLRDMVDEAAREGYGEYRTHLVLMDQVAGTYGWGGGALGRFNERLKDALDPNGILAPGRCGIWGERYRGRGWEMGRGSEGGSEGDGVGGRVL from the exons GTTCCCCAGGGTGTTTCCCGCGATCAGTTCCtcgaggcgttggaggaaTTGAAGCGGGagttgggagaggagaaCGTCGAGGTGAATGACAAACCTTTGAAAGATGGGTGGTACATGGAGCACCCCAACACGCACGACATGATGACCATTttggatgaagaggagtTTGTCGCCGGGGCGGTTGCCTACCCGGGCAACACAGACGAGGTGGTCAAGATGGTGAAGTGGGCTAACAGATGGCTTGTTCCCATTTTTCCTATATCCATGGGGAGAAACC TGGGCTATGGCGGCGCCGCTCCGCGAGTGAGGGGTTCGGTCACGGTTgatctggggaggaggatgaataAGATACTGGATATCAACCCCCAGGATTATACCTGTTTGGTTGAGCCGGGGGTGTCGTTTTACGGGTTGTATGAAgagcttgggaggagggggttgagggagcaCATGTGGGTTGACACGCctgatttggggggggggagcatCATTGGGAATACGGTTGATCGCGGGGTTGGGTATACCCCTTATGGGGATCACTGGGCTTGTCATTcgggtttggaggtggtgttgcctACTGGGGAGGTGATTaggacggggatgggggcgttgacggaggggggggagaataCTTGGGGGGTGTTTCCTTATGGGTTTGGGCCTTATTCTGA TGGGATTTTTTCGCAGAGTAATTTTGGGATTGTGACCAAGATGGGGATGACGCTGATGCCAAATCCGGGGGGGCATGAGAGTTTT ATGTACACCTTTCCCAAGGAAGAAGACCTCGGCCCTCTT ATGGAAATCATCCGCCCCCTCCgcatctccaccatcctcgaaaACGTCGCCCAGCTCCGCCACGTAACCCAAACCATCGCCGCCGCTGGCCTCCCAAAATCACACTTCTTCTCCGGCAGTGGCACCATCCCCCCCGAAATAATCcactccgccgccgccgcctccccggTAGGCGACCACACCTGGGCCTACTACGGCATGTCCTACGGCCCGCCCCACATCCGCTCCTACAAactcgccatcatcgacgcCGAGTTCAGCAAAATCCCCGGCTGCCGCAAAatcgacccctccaccctccccgaggACGAATATTTCTGGTCCCGAGACAGAATCGCCTCCGGAACACCCGATATCCACGAACTCCGCTGGGTGAACTGGGCCCCCAACGGTGCTCACATTGCCTTTTCCCCTGTCTCCCCTATCCGTAGTGCTGATGCTACGAAACTCTTCCAGCTGGGCAAGAGGATTCATGAAAAGTACGGGATTGATTTCATGCCTGCTTTTATTGTTGGACTGAGGGAGATGCATTTGATTGTGGAGATTGTTTTTGATAGGGATGacagggaggagaaggagagggcgttgGAGTGTCTGAGGGATATGGTTGATGAGGCTGCGAGGGAGGGGTACGGGGAGTATAGGACGCATTTGGTGCTGATGGATCAGGTGGCGGGTACGTAtgggtggggtgggggggcgCTGGGAAGGTTTAATGAAAGGTTGAAGGATGCGTTGGATCCGAATGGGATATTGGCGCCGGGGAGGtgtgggatttggggggaAAGGTATagagggcgggggtgggagatggggagggggagtgagggggggagcgagggagacggggttggggggagggtgctaTAA